Proteins from one Gossypium raimondii isolate GPD5lz chromosome 8, ASM2569854v1, whole genome shotgun sequence genomic window:
- the LOC105791360 gene encoding uncharacterized protein LOC105791360 gives MNLSCLQPLSKPPNYVVPVSSTVPGSCHFLQNYQATIPSRGSWSYKDGMFVNRKGGIARGWLLPVDPWAPNIDSQSIASQLFAVSLFPYIGFLYFITKSKSAPKLTLFGFYFLLAFVGATIPAGIYAKVKYGTSLSNVDWLHGGAESLLTLTNLFIVLGLRQALRKTKDAKEGASSSVQDVENQKKPYI, from the exons ATGAATCTCAGCTGTTTACAACCTTTGTCTAAACCACCCAATTATGTTGTCCCCGTTAGTTCAACAGTTCCAGGTTCGTGTCATTTCTTGCAAAACTACCAAGCAACAATTCCAAGCAGAGGTTCCTGGAGTTACAAGGATGGAATGTTTGTTAACAGGAAAGGAGGGATTGCGCGCGGGTGGTTGTTGCCAGTGGATCCATGGGCACCAAATATTGACTCACAAAGCATTGCTTCTCAACTCTTTGCAGTTTCTCTGTTCCCATATATTGGCTTCTTGTACTTCATCACCAAGTCTAAGTCTGCTCCCAAGCTCACCCTTTTTGGCTTCTACTTCTTGCTTGCCTTTGTGGGTGCCACCA TCCCAGCCGGAATATACG CAAAGGTGAAATACGGTACTTCCTTGTCTAATGTGGATTGGTTACATGGAGGGGCTGAATCACTTCTCACTTTAACCAACTTATTCATCGTCTTGGGGCTGAGACAAGCTCTTAGGAAGACCAAGGATGCAAAAGAAGGCGCATCAAGCTCCGTTCAGGATGTGGAAAACCAGAAGAAACCTTACATATAG
- the LOC105791358 gene encoding uncharacterized protein LOC105791358, whose product MSASMKNAIKRRNREIHNNPRQSRLQSRMVHTRAFPSSLFSPIQKSTSTDPPFHLRSSTAPPNSKIHLHSSTSALTVVLRLLPLNFKAHQMVMFSATWPATVHRLAQEYMDPNLVKVVIGSEDLAANHDVMQIVED is encoded by the exons ATGTCTGCATCTATGAAAAATGCCATTAAAAGAAGAAACCGGGAAATCCATAATAATCCACGGCAGAGCAGGCTTCAATCACGAATGGTCCACACTAGAG CCTTTCCCTCCTCCCTTTTTTCCCCAATTCAAAAATCCACCTCCACCGATCCACCATTCCACCTCCGGTCCTCCACGGCTCCACCCAATTCAAAAATCCACCTCCATAGCTCCACCTCCGCTCTAACGGTGGTTCTACGTCTTCTACCTTTGAATTTCAAAG CTCATCAGATGGTAATGTTCAGTGCTACATGGCCTGCAACAGTTCATCGGTTAGCTCAGGAGTACATGGACCCTAATCTTGTTAAG GTTGTGATTGGCTCAGAAGATTTAGCTGCCAACCATGATGTTATGCAGATAGTTGAGGACTGA
- the LOC105791359 gene encoding probable WRKY transcription factor 41, with protein sequence MENMWKWEQGTLVSELIQGMQLAKQLRLHLGAPSSSVESRDLLLQKILSSYEKALLILKLSRPTEQPQQNVGGKTCVPESPLTINGSPRSDDLEKDNQDIRDVSKKRKMMPRWTDQVRVSSENLLEGPHDDGYSWRKYGQKDILGAKYPRSYYRCTYRNTQNCWATKQVQRSDEDPILFEVTYRGTHTCANGNPAVPSPEKQHKSNSNGLNNTNYQPLQSQDTLSEFRAGLRVNTEGLDNKEMAPPFSFASTSFGCIKSENHSFSPSGVLDYYNIFGSFSSPFMSPDTPELNYFSVSQMNNFQGVLNTQHSKSDLTELVSANTSATNSPIMDLDFSLDQVELDPNFPFDTPGFFS encoded by the exons atggagaacaTGTGGAAGTGGGAGCAGGGGACACTGGTGAGCGAGCTGATTCAAGGAATGCAATTAGCAAAACAGCTAAGGTTGCATTTGGGTGCACCATCATCTTCTGTTGAATCCAGGGACTTGCTACTACAgaagatcttatcttcctatgAAAAAGCTCTTCTGATTTTGAAACTGAGCAGGCCTACGGAACAGCCACAACAAAATGTAGGAGGAAAAACTTGTGTGCCAGAGTCTCCTCTAACCATCAACGGCAGCCCCAGGAGTGATGATTTAGAAAAGGATAACCAGGATATCAGAGATGTCTCAAAGAAGAG AAAGATGATGCCTAGGTGGACGGATCAGGTGAGAGTGAGCTCTGAAAACCTGCTGGAAGGTCCTCATGATGATGGCTACAGTTGGAGAAAATACGGGCAAAAGGATATCCTTGGAGCCAAATATCCTAG AAGCTATTACAGATGCACCTATCGAAACACCCAAAACTGCTGGGCTACAAAGCAAGTGCAGAGATCAGATGAAGATCCCATCCTCTTTGAGGTCACATACAGAGGAACTCATACATGTGCAAATGGCAACCCCGCAGTTCCATCCCCAGAAAAACAACATAAATCAAACTCAAACGGCCTTAATAATACCAATTACCAACCATTGCAGTCACAAGATACCCTCTCAGAGTTTCGAGCAGGCCTAAGAGTCAATACTGAGGGCTTAGACAATAAAGAGATGGCACCCCCATTCTCTTTTGCTTCAACATCATTTGGGTGTATAAAGAGCGAAAACCATAGCTTTTCACCTTCAGGAGTACTTGATTACTACAATATCTTCGGCAGCTTTTCATCGCCGTTCATGTCTCCCGATACACCAGAATTAAACTACTTTTCAGTTTCCCAGATGAACAACTTCCAAGGGGTGCTTAACACACAGCATTCTAAATCTGATCTCACCGAGTTGGTTTCAGCCAACACTTCGGCCACCAATTCTCCAATTATGGACTTGGATTTTTCGCTCGACCAAGTGGAGTTGGACCCGAATTTCCCATTTGACACACCGGGATTTTTCTCCTAA